Proteins encoded by one window of Sorex araneus isolate mSorAra2 chromosome 3, mSorAra2.pri, whole genome shotgun sequence:
- the LOC101545945 gene encoding olfactory receptor 4F6-like has translation MDKVNNSVVSEFVFLGLSNTWEIQLLLFFFSSVFYVASLMGNLLIVLAVTSDSHLQTPMYFLLANLSIIDLIFCSSTTPKMIYDLLRKHKVISFGGCLVQIFFIHAIGGTEMVLLIAMAFDRYVAICKPLHYLTIMNPRRCILFLITSWIIGLIHSVTQLAFVIDLPFCGPNELDSFFCDLPRFIKLACTDTYKLGFMVTANSGFISVFGFLILMISYIFILVTVQKKSSGSISKALSTLSAHVTVVVLFFGPLIFFYIWPFPISHLDKFLAIFDAVITPFLNPVIYTFRNKEMKGAIKRLCTQFMNYSKF, from the coding sequence ATGGATAAAGTCAATAACTCTGTGGTGTCTGAGTTTGTGTTCCTGGGACTTTCCAATACCTGGGAGATACAGctgctcctctttttcttttcctctgtcttCTATGTGGCGAGCCTGATGGGGAATCTCCTCATTGTGCTAGCAGTGACCTCGGATTCTCATTTACAGACTCCCATGTACTTCCTGCTGGCAAATCTTTCCATCATTGACTTGATATTTTGCTCTTCTACAACTCCCAAGATGATTTATGATCTTTTAAGAAAGCACaaagttatttcttttggggggtgtctAGTCCAAATCTTCTTTATTCATGCAATTGGGGGCACTGAGATGGTGTTACTCATTGCCATGGCATTTGACAGATATGTTGCCATATGCAAACCTCTCCACTATCTGACCATCATGAACCCCCgaagatgcattttatttttaatcacttccTGGATTATTGGACTTATTCATTCAGTGACCCAGTTGGCTTTTGTTATAGACTTGCCTTTCTGTGGCCCTAATGAATTAGACAGCTTCTTTTGTGATCTTCCTCGATTTATCAAACTTGCTTGCACAGACACTTACAAATTGGGATTCATGGTTACTGCCAATAGTGGCTTCATTTCTGTGTTCGGCTTTTTAATTCTGATGatctcttatatttttattttggtcactgtacaGAAAAAATCTTCTGGTAGCATATCTAAGGCTCTTTCTACTCTGTCAGCTCACGTCACAGTggtggttttgttctttgggccattAATCTTTTTCTACATTTGGCCATTTCCCATATCACATCTGGATAAATTTCTTGCCATCTTTGATGCAGTTATCACTCCTTTTCTAAATCCAGTTATTTACACTTTTAGAAATAAGGAGATGAAGGGAGCAATAAAGAGATTATGCACTCAATTTATGAATTacagtaaattttaa